A window of Halomonas sp. GFAJ-1 contains these coding sequences:
- a CDS encoding DNA mismatch repair protein MutS translates to MNQPLRDETDFREFIGDVKPLPKRNRADTGFQRQRPSEAQLARRESAEEQLDERNFLSDDFVDLLPPFDPIEYRREGIQQGVVDKLKHGGYSVQAQLHLLRRPLAECRRMLFPFVQDAYAHDLRSVLIVHGRGRELDSPANVLRSYLAKWLCQFEEVQAYVSAQPSEGGLGATWVMLRKSDRAKANNRERQQKRRG, encoded by the coding sequence ATGAACCAGCCGCTTCGTGATGAAACGGACTTCCGTGAGTTTATTGGTGATGTGAAGCCTCTTCCCAAGCGGAATAGAGCAGATACGGGCTTCCAGCGACAGCGTCCCTCTGAGGCTCAGCTAGCTCGGCGTGAAAGTGCTGAAGAGCAACTGGATGAGCGCAATTTTTTATCGGACGACTTTGTCGATCTTCTGCCGCCATTTGACCCCATTGAGTATCGCCGGGAGGGGATACAGCAAGGCGTGGTCGATAAACTAAAGCACGGAGGCTACAGCGTTCAGGCGCAACTACATCTATTGAGACGCCCTCTGGCTGAGTGCCGGAGGATGCTTTTTCCTTTTGTTCAAGACGCCTATGCACACGATCTTCGCTCTGTGCTGATTGTGCACGGAAGAGGCCGCGAATTAGATAGCCCCGCCAACGTACTGCGCTCTTACCTAGCTAAATGGTTATGCCAGTTTGAGGAAGTTCAGGCCTATGTCTCTGCCCAGCCTTCGGAAGGTGGGCTTGGCGCCACCTGGGTCATGCTACGCAAAAGTGACCGTGCCAAGGCCAATAACCGTGAGCGCCAGCAAAAACGGCGGGGGTGA